A region from the Rheinheimera mangrovi genome encodes:
- the leuB gene encoding 3-isopropylmalate dehydrogenase, with protein MKTYKIAVLAGDGIGPEVMDQALKVLDAVSEKFNFSIERTAALIGGAAIDATGVALPEATLELCKNSDAILFGSVGGPKWTSLPPAQQPERASLLPLRKTFDLFCNLRPGQIYPAFAELSPLHPKISSQGMDILCVRELTGGIYFGEKGRTEDAAFDTQKYSVAEIERISRVAFEAATKRRNKVTSIDKANVLATSVLWREVVERVAKDYPQVQLEHMYIDNAAMQLIRAPQHFDVMLCDNLFGDILSDEIAAIAGSLGLLPSASLNGSQFGLYEPAGGTAPDIAGKGIANPIAQILSAALMLRYSFAEEAAARAIEQAVASTLEQGIVTRDINPASGYGTAEVGSAVMAALQAIPTERN; from the coding sequence ATGAAAACTTATAAAATTGCGGTATTGGCAGGAGACGGTATTGGCCCTGAAGTAATGGATCAGGCGTTAAAAGTACTGGACGCCGTATCTGAAAAATTTAATTTCAGCATAGAGCGCACAGCCGCCTTAATAGGTGGCGCGGCTATTGATGCTACTGGCGTCGCCTTGCCTGAAGCTACGCTGGAGCTGTGTAAAAACAGTGATGCTATTTTGTTTGGCTCTGTCGGTGGGCCAAAGTGGACCAGCCTGCCACCGGCACAGCAACCAGAACGCGCATCCTTATTGCCACTGCGTAAAACCTTCGATTTATTCTGTAACTTACGCCCAGGCCAGATTTACCCGGCTTTTGCCGAGTTATCGCCATTGCACCCAAAAATTAGTAGTCAGGGCATGGATATTTTATGTGTACGTGAGCTGACAGGTGGCATTTATTTTGGTGAAAAAGGCCGCACTGAAGACGCCGCTTTTGATACACAAAAATACAGCGTGGCAGAAATTGAACGCATCAGCCGTGTGGCTTTTGAAGCGGCCACTAAACGCCGGAATAAAGTAACCTCCATCGACAAAGCCAACGTGCTGGCGACCAGTGTGTTGTGGCGTGAAGTGGTAGAACGTGTCGCTAAAGACTATCCACAAGTACAGCTGGAACATATGTATATCGACAATGCCGCCATGCAACTTATTCGGGCACCGCAACATTTTGACGTGATGTTATGCGACAACCTGTTTGGCGATATTTTGTCGGACGAAATTGCTGCTATTGCCGGATCTTTAGGCTTATTGCCTTCGGCCAGTTTAAATGGCTCTCAGTTTGGTTTGTATGAACCAGCTGGTGGTACAGCACCGGATATCGCCGGCAAAGGCATTGCCAACCCTATAGCTCAGATATTAAGTGCGGCTTTAATGCTGCGCTACAGCTTTGCTGAAGAAGCCGCAGCCCGCGCTATCGAGCAGGCTGTTGCCAGCACCTTAGAGCAAGGCATTGTGACACGGGATATTAATCCGGCTTCCGGCTATGGCACTGCAGAGGTGGGCTCTGCTGTGATGGCTGCGTTGCAGGCTATACCAACAGAGAGAAATTAA
- a CDS encoding DUF3718 domain-containing protein yields the protein MKKLVTLAVVASAYFAAAPAVLAQDQWATSLCEYTKADDKNRVRKVLSDNKVNVRKIYDAIQCNGDSLIKFAMRSDAYETGSFFVKQMPAKSLVAEDLEAWAAANGFAASPLINDIKARIGQD from the coding sequence ATGAAAAAGCTCGTTACATTAGCAGTAGTAGCAAGTGCTTATTTCGCTGCAGCGCCAGCAGTTTTAGCTCAGGATCAATGGGCAACCTCTTTGTGTGAATACACTAAAGCTGACGATAAAAACCGCGTTCGCAAAGTTTTATCTGACAACAAAGTAAACGTTCGTAAAATTTATGATGCGATTCAGTGCAATGGCGATTCGCTGATTAAATTTGCTATGCGCAGTGATGCTTATGAAACTGGTTCGTTTTTTGTTAAACAGATGCCAGCTAAATCCCTGGTCGCTGAAGATCTGGAAGCATGGGCTGCAGCCAATGGTTTTGCTGCATCTCCGCTGATCAACGATATCAAAGCCCGTATTGGTCAGGATTAA
- the leuD gene encoding 3-isopropylmalate dehydratase small subunit translates to MSQIFAQGLVCPLDKNNVDTDQIIPKQFLTSVSRDGFAEALFYDWRYLADGVPNPDFVLNAPEYKGASILLTRANFGCGSSREHAPWAIQQYGFNVVIAESFADIFFNNSINNGMLLISLSTSNIEFLFSRCQQGTQEWKIDLAGQQIILGNNAAVGFQIDPDIKQRLLSGLDFIGVSEQFSPQISSYEQQRASQQPWLG, encoded by the coding sequence ATGAGCCAGATATTTGCCCAGGGACTGGTATGCCCTTTAGATAAAAACAATGTCGATACCGACCAGATTATTCCAAAACAGTTTTTAACCTCTGTCAGCCGTGATGGTTTTGCCGAAGCCTTGTTTTACGACTGGCGTTATCTGGCAGACGGGGTCCCTAATCCTGATTTCGTGTTAAACGCTCCGGAGTATAAAGGGGCTTCTATACTGCTAACGCGGGCGAACTTTGGGTGCGGCTCCAGCCGTGAACATGCGCCATGGGCTATTCAGCAGTATGGTTTTAATGTGGTCATAGCCGAAAGTTTTGCCGATATTTTCTTTAATAACAGCATTAACAACGGCATGTTGCTGATCAGTTTAAGTACGTCCAATATTGAGTTTTTATTCAGCCGCTGCCAGCAAGGCACGCAAGAATGGAAAATTGATTTAGCTGGCCAGCAAATTATTCTGGGTAATAACGCCGCAGTGGGTTTTCAGATAGACCCTGATATTAAACAGCGTTTACTAAGTGGCCTGGATTTTATTGGTGTTAGCGAACAATTTTCCCCACAAATCAGCAGCTATGAACAACAGCGTGCCAGTCAGCAGCCTTGGTTAGGTTAA
- the leuC gene encoding 3-isopropylmalate dehydratase large subunit, which produces MAKTLYQKIYQSHVVAPVNGSTDLLFVDRHFIHEVTSPQAFAGLRQAGRPVRRPDLTSATMDHNVSTQLRSMDAAGETSRKQLEALATNCAEFGVPLMDLMHPDQGIVHVIGPELGLTQPGMIIVCGDSHTSTHGAFGAMAFGIGTSEVEHVLATQTLQQQVAKTLKVEVTGTLSPFVTPKDVIMAVIGQLGTAGGTGYVAEFCGDAIRGLSMEGRMTLCNMSIEMGAKAGLVAPDEVTFAYMKGRPHAPQAEHWDAAVNYWKTLYSDADAVFDKTLTIAAENIRPQVTWGTNPEQVIAVDQPVPAPESFSDLIKADAARRALTYMGIEAGQKLTDLTVDVVFIGSCTNSRIEDLRQAAAVVQGKQVASGVRALIVPGSGQVKRQAEAEGLADIFKASGFEWREPGCSMCLGMNDDRVEAGQRCASTSNRNFEGRQGRGARTHLVSPAMAAAAAIAGRFVDISFVEVAGGTY; this is translated from the coding sequence ATGGCAAAGACTTTATATCAGAAAATTTATCAGAGCCATGTCGTGGCTCCAGTCAACGGCAGCACCGATTTATTGTTTGTCGACAGGCATTTTATCCATGAGGTAACCAGTCCTCAGGCCTTTGCTGGTTTGCGTCAGGCCGGTCGTCCTGTACGTCGTCCGGACTTAACCTCAGCTACCATGGATCATAACGTTTCCACCCAACTGCGCAGTATGGATGCGGCAGGCGAAACCTCGCGTAAACAATTGGAAGCTCTGGCGACCAACTGCGCAGAATTTGGCGTGCCTTTAATGGATTTGATGCACCCTGATCAAGGCATAGTCCATGTGATTGGCCCTGAATTGGGTTTAACCCAGCCTGGTATGATTATTGTTTGTGGTGATTCCCATACCTCGACCCACGGTGCTTTTGGTGCTATGGCCTTTGGTATTGGCACCTCAGAAGTCGAACACGTACTAGCCACCCAAACCTTGCAGCAGCAAGTGGCGAAAACCTTAAAAGTGGAAGTCACAGGCACCTTATCCCCTTTTGTTACGCCAAAAGACGTGATTATGGCGGTGATAGGTCAATTAGGTACGGCAGGTGGTACTGGTTATGTCGCTGAATTCTGCGGCGACGCTATTCGTGGTCTGAGCATGGAAGGCCGGATGACGCTGTGTAACATGAGTATAGAAATGGGCGCCAAAGCAGGTTTAGTAGCACCGGATGAAGTGACCTTCGCTTATATGAAAGGCCGACCTCATGCGCCACAGGCCGAACACTGGGATGCGGCGGTAAACTATTGGAAAACCTTGTATTCAGATGCAGATGCTGTGTTTGACAAGACATTAACTATTGCCGCAGAAAACATCAGACCTCAGGTGACCTGGGGCACCAACCCTGAGCAGGTGATTGCAGTGGATCAACCTGTGCCAGCACCTGAGTCATTTAGCGATTTAATTAAAGCTGATGCTGCGCGCCGTGCTTTAACTTATATGGGCATTGAAGCGGGCCAGAAGTTAACCGATCTGACAGTCGACGTGGTGTTTATTGGTTCCTGTACCAACAGCCGTATTGAAGATTTACGTCAGGCCGCCGCTGTAGTGCAAGGTAAACAAGTGGCCTCCGGTGTTCGTGCTTTGATCGTGCCGGGTTCTGGCCAGGTCAAACGTCAGGCCGAAGCCGAAGGCTTAGCTGATATTTTTAAAGCTTCTGGTTTTGAATGGCGTGAACCAGGTTGCTCTATGTGTTTAGGCATGAACGATGATCGCGTAGAAGCTGGTCAGCGTTGTGCCTCCACTTCAAACCGCAACTTTGAAGGTCGTCAGGGCCGTGGTGCCCGCACGCATTTGGTCAGCCCTGCCATGGCAGCAGCTGCAGCTATTGCCGGTCGTTTTGTTGATATTTCGTTTGTTGAAGTCGCTGGAGGAACTTACTAA